The genome window CTCTATTGATTGCGGAGTGAAATTGAACGGTTATCATAGTGACAGTGCATATACTTATCCTGTAGGTGAAATTGCATTAGAAGTCCGTGATTTACTAACTCGTACAAAACAGTCTTTATATGCTGGTATTGGTAAAGCAGTTGAAGGAGGTAGAGTAGGAGATATCGGTTACACCGTTCAAAGTTATGTTGAGCAATTTGGTTATACCGTTGTTCGGGAGCTGGTCGGTCATGGAGTTGGTAAGAATCTACATGAAGGTCCAGAGGTTCCAAATTATGGAAAACGAGGCCAAGGAGCAAAGCTTAAAGAAGGAATGGTCATCGCTATTGAACCGATGATTAATCTTGGTAAGAAAAATATTGTTCAGGAGCGTGATGGCTGGACAATCCGTACCGCTGATCGCAAACCTTCTGCACACTTCGAACATACCGTAGCGATACGGAAAGGACAAGCAGAAATCCTAACTACGTTCCAATACATTGAGGAAGTAACAGCTAATACGACTCTCATGGTGGGAACTAATGAGGCTACGATAGTGTAAGGCATAGTATGGCAAAACAGAATTCCATCGAGCAAGACGGTACAATAGTAGAAGCACTTTCTAATGCGATGTTCCGGGTACAACTGGAAAACAAGCATGAAGTAGTGGCTCACATTTCTGGTAAAATGCGGATGAACTATATAAAGATTCTACCGGGTGACCGGGTGAAGCTTGAAATGTCTCCGTATGACCTGACAAAGGCAAGAATTGTTTATCGGTATAAATAAGGGTTAAGGTTCTAACTTTAAACCGCAACGGAGCAAGACCATGAAAGTCAAAGCGTCAATCAAAAAGCGCAGTGCTGAATGTAAAGTGATCCGCCGCAAAGGCAAACTTTACGTTATTAACAAAAAGAATCCTCGGTACAAACAAAGACAAGGTTAATTTAAGGATATGGCACGTATTGCAGGTGTTGATATTCCCGATCGGAAGCGTGGTGAAATTGCATTGACCTACATCTTCGGTATCGGTCGTAGTACGGCTACGAAAATCCTGGAACAAGCAGGAATCAGCGTTGATAAAAAGGTCAGCGAATGGAATGATGATGAAACAACGGCAATCCGTAACATCATTACGAATGAATATAAAGTTGAAGGTGCTCTGAAATCAGAGGTTCAGCTTAATATCAAACGTTTGATGGATATTGGATGTTACCGTGGACTTCGTCACCGGAAAGGCTTGCCAGTTCGTGGTCAGCATACTAAAAACAACTCCCGGACACGGAAAGGGAAACGGAAGACAGTTGCCAATAAGAAAAAAGCGACTAAGTAATAAGTGAACAGTAAGCAGGATGTAGTAGGCAGTTACCCTCATACTGCTGCCTGCTAAGCACTGGAAGCTGTAAACTCTCAAAAAAATGGCTCAAGCAAAACGCAAGGATAAAGCGAAAAAGCGGATTGTAGTTGTTGAACAAGTAGGCCAAGTACACATCAAGGCTACGTTCAATAACATCATTATCTCAGTAACTAACAGTTCAGGACAAGTAATTTCTTGGGCATCGGCAGGTAAAATGGGCTTTAAAGGCTCAAAGAAAAACACGCCGTACGCTGCTCAAACTGCTGCCCAAAACTGCGCTGCCGTAGCTCACGAAGCTGGTATGCGTAAAGCAGAAGTTTTTGTGAAAGGCCCTGGTGCAGGTCGTGAATCTGCCATCCGGACAATCCAAAACTCAGGAATTGAGGTAACATCAATCAAAGACATTACGCCGCTGCCACACAATGGTTGCCGGCCACCTAAGCGTCGTCGTGTTTAATACAACGTTCGCTTTGCTAACGTATAGTTGGCAACAGTAGGATGAATAACGAGCAGGTGACATTGAGTTGTATCTGTTCATCGTTCAAGTTTTATTCATTAAGTTAACAGTAAAATGGCAAGATATACAGGCCCCAAGGCCAAAATCTCCCGTAAATTTGGCGAGCCAATCCTCGGCCCCAGCAAAGCCCTGCAAAAGAAAGCATACGGACCTGGTATGCATGGTCGCGGCCGCAAGCGGAAGCAATCAGAATATGCAGTTCAGTTACAGGAAAAACAAAAAGTAAAATATATCTACGGAATTTTGGAACGCCAGTTCCGTAGTCTATTTCACCGCGCTACTATTAAAGAAGGTATCACAGGTGAAAACCTGCTGAAATTGTGCGAAGCCCGTCTGGACAACACGGTTTACCGTTTAGGCCTAGCGCCAACTCGCCGGTCTGCCCGCCAGCTTGTTTCTCACAAACACATCATTGTTGATGGTGAAGTAGTGAACATCCCTTCCTATTCATTGAAGCCTGGTCAATTAATTGGTGTACGCGAAAAGTCAAAGTCACTGGAAGCTATTTCAGATAGCCTATCAGGACGTGGCAACAAGCGCTATAATTGGTTAGATTGGGACAACCAGCAATTGGTTGGCACGTTTACCGCGTTTCCAGAACGCGATCAGATTCCGGAAAATGTGAACGAGCAGTTAATCGTCGAATTATACTCCAAGTAATCGTTGGCGTCCAATAAATCCTTTCAAAAAAGGATTTATCGGACGATTATTGTGTCAATTTATTGATGCACAACGATTTTATATATCAACAGCGGTTCCAAGCCGCCTAACACCAAACTACGAACTCGTATGTCAATACTAGCGTTCCAAATGCCCGACAAAGTTGTCATGGAAAGAGCTGACGACTTTCACGGGTTGTTTGAGTTCAAGCCGCTCGAAAAGGGCTATGGCGTGACAATCGGGAATGCATTGCGGAGAATTCTGCTTTCTTCGTTGGAGGGCTACGCAATTACTAGCGTACGGTTCCCCGGCGTTTTGCACGAGTTCTCGTCTATAGAAGGCGTTGTTGAAGATGTTACTGAAATTATTCTGAACCTAAAAATGGTTCGTTTTAAGAAAATTTCGGAAATGGTCGACAACAAAATTACCGTTACGGTTAAAAATCAACCGGTTCTTAAAGCAGGCGATATTTCTAAATTCTCGGCTTCGTTTGAAGTGTTGAATCCAGAACTGGAAATCTGCCATATCGACGATACCCGTGAGTTTGAAATGGAAATTATCGTTGAGAAAGGCCGCGGATATGTTCCTGCTGATGAGCCTCGCGCAAACGAGCTTCCTTTCGGACATATTCCGATTGATGCTATTTATACGCCAATCAAAAACGTTCGTTACAGCGTTGAAAATACGCGGGTAGAACAAAAAACAGACTACGAAAAACTGCTCCTGGATATTGAGACTGATGGATCAATTCACCCAGAAGAGGCTTTGAAAGGTGCTGCCCATATTCTGATTCAGCATTTCATGCTGTTCTCAGACCAGACAATGACCTTTGAGACTGCCAAACCAGAAGAAGATAATGTTGTTGATGAAGAAATGCTGCACATGCGCAAACTTCTGAAAACACCGCTAGCAGATCTGGACTTGTCGGTACGCGCATACAACTGTTTGAAGTCCGCTGATGTTAAAACACTAGGCGATCTGGTTAGACTGGAGATTTCAGACATGATGAAATTCCGTAACTTCGGTAAAAAATCATTAACGGAGTTAGAACAACTAGTTGCCGAAAAGGGTCTAACCTTCGGCATGGATATTGGTAAATACAGATTAGACGAGGACTAAAATACCTGGCCGTTTGTGCAGGCTGTGAAGCGACGCACAAGATCTGGCCGCAATAGTTAACATCCATGAGACACGGTAAAAAAGATAACCACCTGGGCAGGACTTACTCGCACCGACAGGCCTTGCTGTCAAACTTGGCGTCCTCGCTGATTCTGCACAAGCGGATCGAAACGACAGTGCCGAAAGCCCGCGAACTGCGTAAATACGTAGAGCCGCTCTTGACGCGTGCAAAAGAAGATACTTACCAAAACCGCCGCGTTCTTTTCTCGTATCTGAATAACAAAGAGACGATGAAAGAATTGTTCAACACAGTAGCAGACAAAATCTCTACTCGTCCGGGCGGTTATACACGCATCATTAAATTGGGCGTTCGTCTTGGTGATAATGCGCAGAAATGCATCATCGAGCTAGTAGACTTCAACGAGACGCTTCTGGCGGCTACTGAAGAAAAAGCAACGCGTACACGTCGTAGCCGTCGTGGTGGCCGTAAGGCTGACGCTACTGCTGAGGCAGCACCAGTTGCCGCTTCAACTACCGAAGCACCAGCAGTAGAAGCTGCTCCAGAAACGAAAACGGAATCAACTGACGAAGCGGAAGCGCCGAAAGAATAGATGATTCCAAAATCACATAAGAAAAAGGGCTGACCGTACGGTTTAGCCCTTTTTTTTGAACTGTAATTAAATAAAAGTTAAAAGGGACGAGAGAAAAGAACTAAAAAGACAAATCTCATGTCTCATAGCTAATATTTTAAGTTTAAATAAAGCTGATGCAGAAGCGTTCACAACAACAAGAAGCATTGCTGGTACTTGAAGATGGTACCGTTTTCAAAGGGTTAGCGCTGGGTAAAATTGGTACAGCGGGAGGCGAGATTTGCTTCAATACGGGTATGACAGGGTATCAGGAGATTTATACTGATCCGTCGTATTTCGGACAAGTTATCGTTAACACCACATCGCACATTGGAAACTATGGAGTCCAATTTCAGGACGAAGAGGAATCCAATGGGGTGAAGATTAGCGGTATGGTTTGCAATTCTTTTTCTCAAATTCACTCACGTTATACTGCCGATACATCGTTACAGGCATATTTTGAGCGAGCAAATATTGTTGGAATTAGTGGAGTAGATACGCGGCAAATTGTGCGCCACATCCGGAATAAAGGGGTGATGAATTGCATCATCTCATCTGAAATTTTGGACGCTGGTTTACTCTTAGACCAGTTGAAGGCTGTTCCAGATATGGAAGGTTTAGAGCTGTCTTCGGAAGTTTGTTCAAAGCTGATCTATGATCTAGATAGTACAAACGCCGAATTTAGAGTAGCTGTTCTTGACCTGGGCGTCAAAAAAAGTATCCTGAGTAA of Tellurirhabdus bombi contains these proteins:
- the map gene encoding type I methionyl aminopeptidase — translated: MIYLKSDQEIELIKISAQVLGKAHAEVAKRIQPGVTTKELDRTAEEFIRDHGGIPSFKGYNGFPASLCISVNETVVHGIPGKYELKEGDIISIDCGVKLNGYHSDSAYTYPVGEIALEVRDLLTRTKQSLYAGIGKAVEGGRVGDIGYTVQSYVEQFGYTVVRELVGHGVGKNLHEGPEVPNYGKRGQGAKLKEGMVIAIEPMINLGKKNIVQERDGWTIRTADRKPSAHFEHTVAIRKGQAEILTTFQYIEEVTANTTLMVGTNEATIV
- the infA gene encoding translation initiation factor IF-1 encodes the protein MAKQNSIEQDGTIVEALSNAMFRVQLENKHEVVAHISGKMRMNYIKILPGDRVKLEMSPYDLTKARIVYRYK
- the rpmJ gene encoding 50S ribosomal protein L36, with protein sequence MKVKASIKKRSAECKVIRRKGKLYVINKKNPRYKQRQG
- the rpsM gene encoding 30S ribosomal protein S13, yielding MARIAGVDIPDRKRGEIALTYIFGIGRSTATKILEQAGISVDKKVSEWNDDETTAIRNIITNEYKVEGALKSEVQLNIKRLMDIGCYRGLRHRKGLPVRGQHTKNNSRTRKGKRKTVANKKKATK
- the rpsK gene encoding 30S ribosomal protein S11, encoding MAQAKRKDKAKKRIVVVEQVGQVHIKATFNNIIISVTNSSGQVISWASAGKMGFKGSKKNTPYAAQTAAQNCAAVAHEAGMRKAEVFVKGPGAGRESAIRTIQNSGIEVTSIKDITPLPHNGCRPPKRRRV
- the rpsD gene encoding 30S ribosomal protein S4, with amino-acid sequence MARYTGPKAKISRKFGEPILGPSKALQKKAYGPGMHGRGRKRKQSEYAVQLQEKQKVKYIYGILERQFRSLFHRATIKEGITGENLLKLCEARLDNTVYRLGLAPTRRSARQLVSHKHIIVDGEVVNIPSYSLKPGQLIGVREKSKSLEAISDSLSGRGNKRYNWLDWDNQQLVGTFTAFPERDQIPENVNEQLIVELYSK
- a CDS encoding DNA-directed RNA polymerase subunit alpha: MSILAFQMPDKVVMERADDFHGLFEFKPLEKGYGVTIGNALRRILLSSLEGYAITSVRFPGVLHEFSSIEGVVEDVTEIILNLKMVRFKKISEMVDNKITVTVKNQPVLKAGDISKFSASFEVLNPELEICHIDDTREFEMEIIVEKGRGYVPADEPRANELPFGHIPIDAIYTPIKNVRYSVENTRVEQKTDYEKLLLDIETDGSIHPEEALKGAAHILIQHFMLFSDQTMTFETAKPEEDNVVDEEMLHMRKLLKTPLADLDLSVRAYNCLKSADVKTLGDLVRLEISDMMKFRNFGKKSLTELEQLVAEKGLTFGMDIGKYRLDED
- the rplQ gene encoding 50S ribosomal protein L17; the encoded protein is MRHGKKDNHLGRTYSHRQALLSNLASSLILHKRIETTVPKARELRKYVEPLLTRAKEDTYQNRRVLFSYLNNKETMKELFNTVADKISTRPGGYTRIIKLGVRLGDNAQKCIIELVDFNETLLAATEEKATRTRRSRRGGRKADATAEAAPVAASTTEAPAVEAAPETKTESTDEAEAPKE
- the carA gene encoding glutamine-hydrolyzing carbamoyl-phosphate synthase small subunit, with the protein product MQKRSQQQEALLVLEDGTVFKGLALGKIGTAGGEICFNTGMTGYQEIYTDPSYFGQVIVNTTSHIGNYGVQFQDEEESNGVKISGMVCNSFSQIHSRYTADTSLQAYFERANIVGISGVDTRQIVRHIRNKGVMNCIISSEILDAGLLLDQLKAVPDMEGLELSSEVCSKLIYDLDSTNAEFRVAVLDLGVKKSILSNLTDRGAQCRVFPAKTPFEEIAAWNPDGYFISNGPGDPAAMPYAVETVKQALETEKALFGICLGHQILSLASGLSTYKMHNGHRGLNHPVKNLITGRCEVTSQNHGFAVRAEEVMEHPDVELTHVNLNDKTIEGIRRKDKPAFSVQYHPEASPGPHDSRYLFDQFTDLIKETK